From a single Oceanobacillus kimchii X50 genomic region:
- a CDS encoding Cof-type HAD-IIB family hydrolase has protein sequence MKLIASDLDGTLLKEDGTISEANQKAIQTAIDKGIEFIVATGRSYDAASIPLKKAGINCPVISLNGAVTYTKDKQIIRSIPLDKDVAKQITDVCDQEGMYIELFTNRGIFSGSREYFLEVMVDIMTSANPDISEADVRQQAERRFQFEPVEFIDNYHEVMDSTEIKVYKILVFATEPQQLSNASEKLRSEEGVVITSSGEINLEFNHPKAQKGLAVEQYVQQKQWTMEDVMSIGDNWNDASMLQMAGRGVAMGNAADEIKMLCSYTTLTNRDDGVAIAIDEMLKEQQRAIDASL, from the coding sequence ATGAAATTAATTGCATCTGATTTAGATGGTACACTTCTGAAAGAAGATGGAACAATTAGTGAAGCAAATCAAAAAGCAATACAAACAGCTATAGACAAAGGAATTGAATTTATTGTTGCTACCGGAAGATCTTATGATGCTGCAAGTATTCCTCTTAAAAAAGCTGGGATAAACTGTCCAGTGATTAGTTTGAATGGTGCTGTCACGTATACTAAAGATAAACAAATTATCCGAAGTATCCCATTAGATAAAGATGTGGCGAAACAAATTACCGATGTTTGTGATCAAGAAGGCATGTATATTGAACTTTTCACAAATAGAGGGATATTTTCCGGAAGTAGAGAGTATTTTCTAGAAGTAATGGTTGATATTATGACTTCTGCAAATCCGGATATATCGGAGGCAGATGTTCGTCAACAAGCAGAACGTCGCTTTCAATTTGAACCGGTAGAATTTATAGATAATTATCATGAAGTGATGGATTCAACTGAAATTAAAGTTTATAAGATATTAGTATTTGCTACAGAACCTCAGCAGTTATCAAATGCAAGTGAAAAGTTAAGAAGTGAAGAAGGGGTTGTCATTACTTCTTCTGGCGAAATTAATTTAGAATTCAACCACCCTAAAGCACAAAAAGGGTTAGCGGTAGAGCAATATGTTCAACAAAAACAATGGACGATGGAAGATGTTATGTCAATTGGAGATAATTGGAATGATGCAAGTATGCTTCAGATGGCAGGTCGTGGTGTTGCAATGGGGAATGCAGCAGATGAAATAAAAATGTTATGTAGTTATACAACTTTAACTAATCGTGATGATGGTGTTGCAATTGCGATTGATGAAATGCTTAAGGAACAACAAAGGGCAATAGACGCATCTTTGTAA
- the argH gene encoding argininosuccinate lyase has translation MKLWGGRFTKPTNELVDEYASSIQFDKKLAVYDVQGSLAHVAMLKKCEIIPSEDANTIAEGLKKVLSKIEAGEAELSNEHEDIHMNVEKLLIDEVGPVGGRLHTGRSRNDQVALDMRLYLRDAIAELSDLLKTVQQSLITQAKANIDTVMPGYTHLQRAQPVLFAHHMMAYVFMFQRDVERFQDSLKRVNKSPLGAGALAGTTFPIDRHFVADELGFDGICENSLDAVSDRDFVVEFLSNSALVSTHLSRLCEELVQWSSAEFNFVELDDSFTTGSSMMPQKKNPDVAELVRGKTGRVYGHLMGMLTTLKGLPLAYNKDMQEDKEGMFDAHETLKGALQLFAPMIESMKVNKESMYKAVSNDYSNATDLADYLVNKGMTFRESHAVVGEVVLNCIEQNKYLLDLTLKEFKQYTEVIDEDIFDVLMPEAVVNARSVEGGTAKDSVLHQITKAEKLLESAK, from the coding sequence ATGAAACTATGGGGTGGAAGATTTACAAAACCTACCAACGAATTGGTAGATGAATATGCGTCGTCTATTCAATTTGACAAAAAACTAGCTGTATACGATGTACAGGGCAGTCTCGCTCATGTTGCAATGTTAAAAAAATGTGAGATTATACCTTCTGAAGATGCAAACACGATTGCTGAAGGTCTGAAAAAAGTTTTATCTAAAATTGAAGCAGGTGAAGCAGAACTTTCTAATGAACATGAAGACATTCATATGAATGTTGAAAAACTACTAATTGATGAAGTGGGTCCAGTCGGCGGGAGACTTCATACTGGCCGTAGCAGAAATGATCAAGTAGCTTTAGATATGCGTTTGTATTTAAGGGATGCGATTGCCGAACTGTCCGATCTATTGAAGACAGTTCAGCAATCATTAATTACTCAGGCGAAAGCAAACATTGATACAGTAATGCCAGGTTATACGCACTTGCAACGGGCGCAACCTGTTCTTTTTGCGCATCATATGATGGCTTATGTATTTATGTTTCAGCGTGACGTTGAACGTTTTCAAGATAGTCTAAAGCGAGTCAATAAATCACCTTTAGGAGCTGGAGCTCTTGCAGGAACTACTTTTCCAATTGATCGTCACTTCGTTGCTGATGAGCTAGGATTTGATGGGATTTGTGAGAATAGTCTAGATGCCGTCAGTGATCGTGATTTTGTTGTAGAGTTCTTATCCAATTCTGCACTTGTTTCTACTCACTTATCGAGACTTTGTGAGGAACTTGTTCAGTGGTCTAGTGCTGAATTTAACTTTGTTGAGTTAGATGATTCTTTTACCACAGGAAGCAGCATGATGCCGCAGAAGAAGAATCCAGATGTCGCTGAATTAGTCAGAGGAAAAACAGGGAGAGTATATGGACATTTAATGGGGATGTTAACCACATTGAAAGGTCTTCCGCTAGCGTACAACAAAGATATGCAAGAAGACAAGGAAGGTATGTTCGATGCACATGAAACATTAAAAGGTGCCTTGCAATTATTTGCGCCAATGATAGAATCGATGAAAGTAAATAAAGAAAGTATGTATAAAGCAGTGTCCAATGATTATTCTAATGCAACTGACCTTGCGGATTATCTTGTAAATAAGGGAATGACATTCCGAGAGTCACATGCAGTCGTAGGAGAAGTTGTTTTAAATTGTATAGAGCAAAATAAATATTTACTTGATCTCACATTAAAGGAGTTTAAGCAATACACAGAAGTTATTGATGAAGATATCTTTGATGTTTTAATGCCAGAAGCAGTTGTAAATGCTCGGTCGGTTGAAGGTGGCACTGCAAAAGATAGCGTTCTTCATCAAATTACGAAGGCAGAGAAATTATTGGAATCCGCTAAGTAG
- a CDS encoding argininosuccinate synthase: protein MAKEKIVLAYSGGLDTSVAVKWLQDKYNYDVIAVALDVGEGKDLDFVKKKALDVGAIKSYVIDAKNLFAEEYVLPALQANLLYEGKYPLISALSRPLISKILVDIAEEEGAVAVAHGCTGKGNDQVRFDVSFTALNPDLKIVAPVREWAMSREEEIEYAKSHGIPIPINLDSPYSIDQNLWGRSNECGILEDPWAEAPKDAFDLTTDPVDAPEDPEVIQITFEKGKPVSIDGKEMPLDELILELNMIAGKHGVGRIDHVENRLVGIKSREIYEAPAATTLIAAHQELEALTLPREVAEFKPTIEQKLAQTVYYGLWYSPLTEALQSFIQKTQEHVSGTVKVKLYKGHAQVIGRESKNSLYDFDLATYNKADAFDHDAALGFIKLWGLPTQVHSSVNGPQDQKSIEKVDLEVKEAVKP from the coding sequence ATGGCGAAAGAAAAGATTGTATTAGCATATTCTGGAGGATTAGACACCTCTGTTGCAGTTAAATGGTTACAGGATAAATACAATTATGATGTGATTGCAGTTGCTTTAGATGTAGGAGAAGGTAAGGATTTAGATTTTGTGAAGAAGAAGGCATTGGACGTAGGAGCTATCAAATCTTATGTAATTGATGCGAAAAATTTATTTGCGGAAGAGTATGTTTTACCTGCATTACAAGCAAATCTATTATATGAAGGAAAGTACCCTTTAATTTCAGCTTTGTCTAGGCCTCTTATTTCTAAGATTTTAGTAGATATTGCAGAGGAAGAAGGAGCTGTTGCCGTTGCACATGGTTGCACTGGAAAAGGAAATGACCAAGTGCGATTTGATGTATCGTTTACTGCACTAAACCCTGACCTTAAAATTGTTGCACCAGTACGTGAATGGGCAATGTCAAGAGAAGAAGAGATTGAGTATGCGAAGTCACATGGCATTCCAATTCCAATTAACCTAGATAGCCCTTATAGTATTGATCAGAATCTATGGGGAAGAAGTAATGAATGTGGCATTTTGGAGGATCCATGGGCAGAAGCACCTAAAGATGCTTTTGATTTAACTACAGATCCAGTAGATGCACCTGAAGATCCAGAAGTTATCCAAATCACATTCGAAAAAGGGAAGCCAGTCTCTATCGATGGTAAAGAAATGCCATTAGATGAATTAATTCTAGAATTAAATATGATTGCTGGTAAACATGGCGTTGGCAGAATAGACCACGTGGAGAACCGTTTAGTAGGAATCAAATCAAGAGAGATATATGAAGCGCCAGCAGCAACTACGTTAATTGCTGCACATCAGGAATTAGAAGCATTAACATTACCGAGAGAAGTAGCGGAATTCAAACCGACAATTGAACAGAAATTAGCACAAACTGTTTATTATGGATTATGGTATTCACCTTTAACAGAAGCATTACAATCTTTTATTCAGAAGACACAAGAGCATGTATCTGGAACAGTAAAAGTGAAGTTATATAAAGGTCATGCACAAGTAATTGGAAGAGAGTCTAAAAACTCCCTTTATGATTTTGACTTAGCGACTTACAACAAAGCAGATGCATTTGATCATGATGCTGCATTAGGATTTATCAAACTATGGGGACTACCTACACAGGTTCACTCCTCAGTAAATGGACCTCAAGATCAAAAGTCGATTGAAAAAGTAGATTTGGAAGTAAAGGAAGCTGTGAAACCATGA